The genomic DNA AACTTAATGTATGATTTTATTAACTAGAAAAAACTTTAAAAATAGGTGAATTTTTAATGGAAGATACTAACAGTTCCATATATGCTCTTAAGACCTCTGCAGGTCAAGAAAGAAATGTTGCCAGACTTCTAGCACGTAAAGCTAGAACCATTGATGGCATAGGCATTTCATCAATTCTTGTTCCAGAATCTTTAAAAGGATATATCTTAGTTGAATCTTCAACCAAAATAGATCTCAGAAACCCTGACTTAAAGGTACAACATTTAAGAGGGGTTGTTGAAGGTAGTGTTGGAATTACCTTCGAAGAAGTAAAAAGATTCTTAAAGCCAGAACCTATTATTTCCTCAATCCAAAAAGGAAGTATTGTTGAGCTTATTTCTGGTCCATTTAAAGGTGAAAGAGCAAAAGTGGTTCGTATTGATGAATCACGTGAAGAAGTCGTTCTTGAGTTAATAGAAGCGGCAGTACCTATTCCGGTTACTGTAAAAGCTGATCAAATTAGAATAATTCAAAAGGAGGCTGACTGATGGCTAAAGATACAGTCGAAGTTCTTATCGAAGGTGGAACCGCTACTCCAGGACCACCATTAGGACCTGCTTTAGGACCTCTCGGTATTAACATGATGCAAGTTGTTGAAGAAATCAACAAAAAAAGTGCTGACTTTGCAGGAATGAAAGTACCTGTAATCATCAGTGTTGACAGAGATACCAAAGAATTCGAAATTGAAATTGGTACTCCACCAACCACTGCACTCATCATGGAAGAATTAGGCATCGAAAAAGCTTCTCATGAACCAGGTTTAGACATCATCAATGATGTCCCTATCGAAACCGCTTTAAAAATCGCTAGAATGAAATTCGATTCATTACTCGCTAACGATTACAAAGCAGGCGTCAAAGAAGTTATGGGAACCTGTGTAAGTATGGGATTATCTGTTGATGGTAAAGACCCAAGAGAAGCACAAAAAGACGTAGATGCTGGAGTATACGACGATATTTTATTAGAATAAATATTGTCCTTTAAAATTTAAATTAAGTTAATAAATACAGTGTATATGATGTTATAATTAAGTTTATAATTGATATACTGTTTTTAATTCATGCAATCGTTTAAGAATTTTTTTCTTGTAATCGATACTCATGAAACCGAAAAAAATATCCAATGAACATACGTTCATGGGGGATGAATATGACACAAGATGTAGTTAACGCGGTGAAGGAGGCTAAAGAACAATCTAAGCCGAGAAACTTCACTGAGTCCGTAGATATTATTATTAATATCCGTGACTTAGATGTCAAAAAACCAGAAAATAGGTTTAATGAGGAAGTTACTCTTCCTAACGGCCGTGGCAAAGATGTTAAAATCGGAGTCATTGCTGATGGGGAACTCATTGTTCAAGCTAAAAATGCTGGTCTTGACGTTGTAATTAACAAACAGGATTTAGAAGAGTTCGGAAAAGACAGAAAAGCAGCTAAAAAAATGGCTAACTCTGTTGATTTCTTAGTAGCTCAAGCTGATATGATGCCACTCGTAGGTAGATTCCTCGGTCCAGTTTTAGGTCCACGTGGAAAAATGCCTAAACCAGTGCCAGCAAGTATCAAATTAGATCCTCTTTTAGAAAGATTACAAAGTACTGTCAAAGTAGGTGTAAAACAACAACCAAGTATTCAGATTGTTGTTGGAAGCCAAGACATGTCAGACGAGGATATAGCTGAAAATGTGGAAACTGTTCTAACAGTCTTAGACCGCAATTTAGAAAAAGGAAGAAGTCAAATAAAGTCCATGTTTATTAAAACAACTATGGGACCAGTAGTGAGGGTGATCTAATGGCTCATGTTGCTGAATGGAAAAAGGAAGAAGTTAAAGAGCTAATCGGTTTAATCGGTCAATACGATGTAATCGGTATTGTTGACTTAATGAACATTCCTGCTAAACAGCTCCAAGAAATGAGAAAATCATTAAATGGTAAAGCTGTTATCAGAATGTCCAAGAAAAACCTTATTGATTTAGCTTTTGAAGATTGCAATGCTGAAAAAACCAACATTGTTGATTTGTCTGAACATATGGATGGTCAAGTTGCACTTATCGCAACTGAAATGAACCCTTTCAAATTATACAAAATATTAGAAGACAGCAAAACCTCAGCTCCTGCAAAACCAGGATCTATTGCAACTGATGATATTATTGTACCTGAAGGGGACACCGGTTTTGAACCAGGTCCATTCTTAGGTGAATTACAACAAGTCGGAATTCCTGCAAAAATTGACAAAGGAAAAATATGCGTTCAAAAAGAAACTGTTGTAGTAGCAGCTGGTGAAGAAGTATCCAAACAAGTTGCAGCAACATTATCAAGAATGGATATTAATCCTATGGAAGTAGGAATTGATTTAAAAGCAGTATATGAAGAAGGATCTGTTTATACTTCTGATTTACTAGCAATCGATGAAGAACAAACATTAGCTGACGTACAAAATGCATTCAGAAATGCATTCAACTTATCTGTTAACGCAGCTATCCCTACTGATGAAACTATTTCCACTATCATTACTCTTGCATACACCAGAGCAATCAATGTCGGTGTAGAAGCAGCTATAATGACTTCCGAAACTTCAGAACCAATCATTGGTTTAGCACAAGCTAAGATGTTAGCATTAGCATCCGAAGTTGCAGATGCACCTGGTGCTATTGACGATGAATTAGCTGAAAAACTTTCCAATGTTGCTGTAGCAGCTGCTCCAGTAGTAGAAGAAGTTGTTGAAGAAGAAGAGGAAGAAGAGGAAGAAGAAGAAAGTAGTGAAGAAGAAGCAGCAGCTGGGTTAGGAGCTCTCTTCGGGTAAATTAATTTAAAATTTTTATTATTATAAAAAACTAACACTTTAAAAAATTAATGGTGATAACATGGAATACATATATGCGGCAATGATTTTGCACAGTGCAGAAAAAGATATTAACGAAGAAAATGTTAAAAGTATTATTGAAGCAGCAGGAATTGAAGCTGATGATGCTAGAATCAAAGCTTTAATCGCAGCTTTAGAAGACGTTGACATCGACGAAGCTATGGAAACTACTGCAATGGCAGCAGCAGCACCTGCAGCTGCACCTGCAGCAGCTGAAGCAGCTGAAGAAGAAGAGGAAGAAGAAGAGGAAGAAGAAGAAGCTTCTGAAGAAGAAGCAGCAGCTGGATTAGGTGCTCTCTTCGGATAGATTTTTTAAATCTATCACCTTTCTTTTTTTTATTTTTCTTTTTGATCAACGAACTGACTATTTTTTTAAAAGCTTATTTTTTCAAATTTATAACAAAACCGTTTTTTTGCCGATTTTTCATTAATTATTTATTAGTCAAAAAACATATTTTATACTAATAAATTATTTAGAACTGATTTATATGGTAGAAATTTTTGACGAACTTGGTTATAAAAAACAAACTTGTAAAACTTGCGGACAGGAGTTTTACTCACAAGTCGACCGTGACACCTGTGGGGACGCTCCATGTGATGAGTACGAGTTTATTGCAAATCCTGCAACCGACAAACCGTACAACTTATATGAAATCCAGAAAGTTTTTAGAGAATTTTTAGAAAGCGAAGGACACACTCATGTCCACAGATATCCCGTTCTTGCCAAAAGGTGGAGGGATGATGTATTTCTGGTTGGCGCATCCATTTTCTGTTTCCAGCCTTGGATTACCTCAGGTCTTGTTAAGCCGCCGGCTAACCCAATCGAAATGGCTCAGCCTTCAATCAGACTCAACGATGTTGATAATGTCGGACGTACAGGAAGACACATGACCTGCTTTACAATGGGAACCCACACTGTAATCAACAAGGAAGATGACTTCATCTACTGGGAAGACAGAACCATTGAACTGTGCCACAAATTCTTTGAACATATAGGCATCAACACCGAAGAGATAACATTCATCAAATCCTGGTGGAGTGGTGGAGGTAATGAAGGTCCATGTTATGAGGTATGCTGCCGTGGAGTGGAACTCGCTACCCTTGTATTCATCCAATATGAAACCCTTGAAGACGGATCCAAAAAGGAAATTCCTATCAAGGTTGTGGATACCGGTTACGGACTTGAACGTATCGCATGGATTTCACAGGGAACCCCAACAGCATACGATGCATGTTTCGCACCTGTGGTTGACAAGCTCAAGGAGTTGACAGGTGTTGAAATCAATGAGGACATTCAGGGAAGAAACGCCCAGATTGCAGGTATGATGGATATTGAGGATATCGGGGATTTAAAAGAGTTAAGACAACAGGTTGCTGACAGTCTTGATTTGACACTTGAGGAATATCTGAAGGCCGCCGAACCTATGGAAGCGATCTATATCATAGCAGACCATACCAGATGTCTGGCATTCATGATTGCCGACGGTATCATTCCGTCAAACGTCAAGGAAGGTTACCTTGCAAGACTTGTTTTGAGAAGAACCATCCGTTTCATGAAGGAATTGGACATGAAGGAATCTCTTGCAGACGTAATGGCAATTCAACTGGATTTCCTATCAAAATTCTACCCTGAAATTCGTGATTCAGAAGAACATATCATGAACATCATCACTTTAGAGGAAGAAAGATATGCATCAACAGTCAAAAAAGGTAAAAGCATCGTTAAAAGAGCAATCAAAAGGCTTAAAAAAGAAGGAAAATCAGAAATGCCTCTTGAAATGCTCATTGACTTGTATGATGCTCACGGTATGCCTCCAGAAACTGTTGTTGAAATGGCAGGCGATGACTTTACCGTAAATGTTCCTGACAACTTCTTTACCCAGGTTGCAGGAGCACACGAAAAGGACACCTCCAACAAGAAGTCCACATTCAAAGTTGACTATCCTGAAACAGACTTACTGTTCTATAAAGATTTCTACCAAGAAGAATTTGAAGCTGAAGTTTTAGGACTGGTTGAAAAGGATGGGGACAAATGCCTAATCTTTGATAAAACAACATTCTATCCTGAAGGAGGAGGTCAACCTTCCGATATCGGTGAAGTTTCCATTGATGGAAATGCATTTAAAATAAAACATGCTGAAAAGATAGACAATGTTGTGCTGCATCATGTGGATGGAGACATAACTGATGATGTTGTCGGCAAGAATGCCACTGGTAAAATCGATTGGAACAGAAGAATAACCCTTGCACGCCACCACACAGGAACTCACCTTGTTATTGCGGCTGCAAGAAAAGTCCTCGGTCAGCACATTTGGCAGGCAGGTTCACAAAACGAGCTCACACGTGCACGTATTGACCTTTCACACTACAAACGTATCACTCAAGAGGAGCTAAACGAAATCGAGAAGCTTGCAAACGAATACGTGATGCAGAACATCGAACTCGACATCAAGTTCCACACCCGTGACGAGGCACAGGAACTATACGGATTCGTGCTCTACCAGGGTGGTATCGTACCGGGCAAAATGATTCGTGTCGTTAAAATCCCTGGCGTTGACGTGCAGGCATGTGCAGGAACACATGTGATGAGAACCGGTGTTGTTGGACCGATTAAAATCAACAAGACCGAAAGGGTGCAGGACGGTGTTGAAAGGATTGACTTTTCAGCAGGTCTTGCAGCAATCGATTCCATGCAGCACGATTCAGAGCTTTTACGTGAAAGTTCAGGAATATTCAAGGTTGAAAACGACCAGCTGCCTAAAACCTGTGACAGATTCTTCTCCGAATGGAAGGCACAGAAAAATGAAATCGACCGTCTGAAATCCGAAATCGCATCATTGAAGATGAACTCTCTTGCAGATGAGTATGATGAAATCAACGGTTTGAAGGTTGTCCATCAATTGATTGAGGCAGACTTCAAGGAACTTCAAAAGATGGCAACCGACTTTACAGACAACGGCAAGGCAGATGTTGTCATCATGGGAAACAATGATGGTAAAATCGTTGGTGCAGCTTCACAAAATGCCATTGACAGTGGAGTCAAGATCAATGAAATCATCAAGACTGCTGCAGGTGTTTTAGGTGGTGGCGGTGGAGGCCGTCTGACCTTGGCACAGGGTGCAGGTAAGAATGCAGACAAGATGGATGAAGCTATCCAGACTGCAGTTGATTTAATTTAAAGGGATTATTATCCTTTATTTCTTTTTTTTTTAATTTTCGATTTTTTTTTAATTATAAATACTTTTTTGAAGTGTGATTTTGTGTTTTTTCGCACTTGGGCAATTTAGATATGTTTTGGAGTATTAACTTATTTTGTGTATGGTTTTAATGAAAATTATTAATAGTTAATTTTTACATACATAACAAATTGAAAGTGATGATTTAATGGCAGAATATAGCTTTTGTGAAGGAGATAAAATACTTCAAAATTTAATTAAATCTGAGGATAAAAATAAAATGTATATTTTAACTCCTCATTTAAAATCTAGGGCTAATTTAAGAAAAATTGACATTGATTATATTAAAAAGATGCTTTTAACGCAAGAACCGCTTGGTGTATTGTCCAGTAGGAAAAAATAGATTTAAAATTTTTTATCCAAGTGAAAATGACCCCTACTTTGATTTAATCATTGTCATTGCGATTGATGATGATCAAAAAATTATAGGGGTTACAACATATGAAGATATAATAAGTCATAGGGAGGGAATAAAATGATTAGGAAAGAATTTAAAGTAACAACTGAATATGAGGAATCATTGGACATTTATACCATCACTGTAGATGAAGATTTTGAATTTGGTAAATCATTAGAGGTAGAAGATGGCGTTATTTTGGATTTTGATAAAAATAATATTCCCATATCCATTGAAATTTTAGATATTTCTAAACGTTTAGATATTGAAAAAAAGGAAGTTGCTTCCTCAACTATTGACATGAAGATTGTTTGCACTGGTGAACTACTGGAAATATCAATTGTATTTGTCTATATGGTTCATGATGAGAAATTTGAAAAAACTATTGACTCAAAGCTAATTAACACATTTGAAGTTCCTCAAATTGAATTGGCTACCGCATAGGTAGTTTCAAACATTATTATTTTTGAGTTAATTCATTCTTTTCAATAACAACACTTGAAGCAGTTTGGATACTGTAAGACAAATTTAAAAAATTATATTGATGTTATTCTGTGGATTTAATCCATTACATTAATTTTATAAGTAAGTAAGCTTAAAAATTATACTTGCTGTTATATTTAAAAACTAGTATTGAAGGGATTGCTATTTTTTTCAGCGTGTACTAAAATTAAGAGTTGTTTAAATGAATTATGATTTAATAATTGCTAGATATGGTGAAATTGGATTGAAAAGTCCAAAGATAAGGTCACGTTTTGAAAGAAGGCTAGTTAAAAATATTAAAGCTACTTTTGAATGTGAAGTCGAAAGAAACCAGGGAAGAATTTATATTCTTCCTGAAGACTTTGAAGACGGGGTTGAAAAGTTGAACCGCGTATTCGGTGTTGTCTCATATTCTCCGGCAACTTCAACAAAAACTACCTATGAGGACATTGATGAAACCTTAACCGGTTATGTTGAGGAATTGGTAAAGGAGAATCTAATCGATGAGAACACCAAATTTGCAATCAAATGCCGTCGTGTTGGAAAGCATGACTTTACCTCACAGGAGATGGCGGCACACTGCGGTGGTGTTGTAAGAAATGTCGTTTTGGCGCCGGTCGATTTGACAAATCCTGATTTGACAATATTTGTTGAAGTAAGGGATGGGGATACCTATATTTTCC from uncultured Methanobrevibacter sp. includes the following:
- the rpl12p gene encoding 50S ribosomal protein P1 — translated: MEYIYAAMILHSAEKDINEENVKSIIEAAGIEADDARIKALIAALEDVDIDEAMETTAMAAAAPAAAPAAAEAAEEEEEEEEEEEEASEEEAAAGLGALFG
- a CDS encoding DUF2283 domain-containing protein, with the protein product MIRKEFKVTTEYEESLDIYTITVDEDFEFGKSLEVEDGVILDFDKNNIPISIEILDISKRLDIEKKEVASSTIDMKIVCTGELLEISIVFVYMVHDEKFEKTIDSKLINTFEVPQIELATA
- the alaS gene encoding alanine--tRNA ligase: MVEIFDELGYKKQTCKTCGQEFYSQVDRDTCGDAPCDEYEFIANPATDKPYNLYEIQKVFREFLESEGHTHVHRYPVLAKRWRDDVFLVGASIFCFQPWITSGLVKPPANPIEMAQPSIRLNDVDNVGRTGRHMTCFTMGTHTVINKEDDFIYWEDRTIELCHKFFEHIGINTEEITFIKSWWSGGGNEGPCYEVCCRGVELATLVFIQYETLEDGSKKEIPIKVVDTGYGLERIAWISQGTPTAYDACFAPVVDKLKELTGVEINEDIQGRNAQIAGMMDIEDIGDLKELRQQVADSLDLTLEEYLKAAEPMEAIYIIADHTRCLAFMIADGIIPSNVKEGYLARLVLRRTIRFMKELDMKESLADVMAIQLDFLSKFYPEIRDSEEHIMNIITLEEERYASTVKKGKSIVKRAIKRLKKEGKSEMPLEMLIDLYDAHGMPPETVVEMAGDDFTVNVPDNFFTQVAGAHEKDTSNKKSTFKVDYPETDLLFYKDFYQEEFEAEVLGLVEKDGDKCLIFDKTTFYPEGGGQPSDIGEVSIDGNAFKIKHAEKIDNVVLHHVDGDITDDVVGKNATGKIDWNRRITLARHHTGTHLVIAAARKVLGQHIWQAGSQNELTRARIDLSHYKRITQEELNEIEKLANEYVMQNIELDIKFHTRDEAQELYGFVLYQGGIVPGKMIRVVKIPGVDVQACAGTHVMRTGVVGPIKINKTERVQDGVERIDFSAGLAAIDSMQHDSELLRESSGIFKVENDQLPKTCDRFFSEWKAQKNEIDRLKSEIASLKMNSLADEYDEINGLKVVHQLIEADFKELQKMATDFTDNGKADVVIMGNNDGKIVGAASQNAIDSGVKINEIIKTAAGVLGGGGGGRLTLAQGAGKNADKMDEAIQTAVDLI
- a CDS encoding 50S ribosomal protein L11 produces the protein MAKDTVEVLIEGGTATPGPPLGPALGPLGINMMQVVEEINKKSADFAGMKVPVIISVDRDTKEFEIEIGTPPTTALIMEELGIEKASHEPGLDIINDVPIETALKIARMKFDSLLANDYKAGVKEVMGTCVSMGLSVDGKDPREAQKDVDAGVYDDILLE
- a CDS encoding 50S ribosomal protein L1, with the protein product MTQDVVNAVKEAKEQSKPRNFTESVDIIINIRDLDVKKPENRFNEEVTLPNGRGKDVKIGVIADGELIVQAKNAGLDVVINKQDLEEFGKDRKAAKKMANSVDFLVAQADMMPLVGRFLGPVLGPRGKMPKPVPASIKLDPLLERLQSTVKVGVKQQPSIQIVVGSQDMSDEDIAENVETVLTVLDRNLEKGRSQIKSMFIKTTMGPVVRVI
- a CDS encoding transcription elongation factor Spt5, producing the protein MEDTNSSIYALKTSAGQERNVARLLARKARTIDGIGISSILVPESLKGYILVESSTKIDLRNPDLKVQHLRGVVEGSVGITFEEVKRFLKPEPIISSIQKGSIVELISGPFKGERAKVVRIDESREEVVLELIEAAVPIPVTVKADQIRIIQKEAD
- a CDS encoding 50S ribosomal protein L10, which translates into the protein MAHVAEWKKEEVKELIGLIGQYDVIGIVDLMNIPAKQLQEMRKSLNGKAVIRMSKKNLIDLAFEDCNAEKTNIVDLSEHMDGQVALIATEMNPFKLYKILEDSKTSAPAKPGSIATDDIIVPEGDTGFEPGPFLGELQQVGIPAKIDKGKICVQKETVVVAAGEEVSKQVAATLSRMDINPMEVGIDLKAVYEEGSVYTSDLLAIDEEQTLADVQNAFRNAFNLSVNAAIPTDETISTIITLAYTRAINVGVEAAIMTSETSEPIIGLAQAKMLALASEVADAPGAIDDELAEKLSNVAVAAAPVVEEVVEEEEEEEEEEESSEEEAAAGLGALFG